A stretch of DNA from Campylobacter gracilis:
GGCGCGCATATCGCAGCTAGCGAAAAAACGGCGAGCGCGATTCTTAGCGCTGTACCTAACGGACTTCCGATGCAGTATCGTGGCGTCACTAGCCCTTTTGGGATGCGCACTCATCCAATCAGCGGCGTTATGAGGATGCACCACGGCATCGACTTGCGAGCAAGCGAGGGCACTCCGGTGTTTGCGACAGCAGAGGGCTTTGTGCAGTTTGCAGGCGGCAGTGGTAGCGGATATGGAATTTTAGTGATTCTATCGCACAATTACGGTTTTGAGACCCGCTACGGCCACCTTAGCTCCGCGGTCGTAACGCCCGGTTCTTGGGTTAAAAAGGGCGATCTTATCGGCTATAGCGGCAACACCGGCTACAGCACCGGCCCACACCTGCATTACGAAGTTAGGTTTTTGGCTCAAAGCGTCGATCCTGCAAATTTTATGAGCTGGAACGCGCAGAATTTCAAAAATATCTCGACCTTGGAGCCTAACGTATCGTGGCAGGAGATCGCAAATGTCGTGCAGCACCAGATCGAAAGGTTTAAATAATGCAAGCCGAGGTTTACGAATACTTTTTGCAAAACCAAAAAGAGCTTTTGATCTGCGAGGACGATAAAGAGGCTGCGGCGTGCGAGCAGGTGCTTAAATTTATGGGCTACGCGGCCTTTTGCCTGCCAGATTTTAGAGCGAGCTTCGGCGAGGATCTGCGTAGCTACATGGGTGAGCTAGCAGGCATCAGCACCGCTCTTAGCGCGTTTTACAAAGCAAGCGGTAAAAAAATTTTAATCTCGCCCGTCCGCACGATCTTAAATAAACTCCCCGCCGCAAGCCATCTGCGCCCGTTAAATATAAAATTTGGAAGCGAATTAAACTTAGGCGGGCTGAAAGAGGAAATTTTGCGCCTTGGATACGACGTGCGCGACATCGTCGAAAGCGTGGGCGAGGTGAGCTTCCGTGGCGAGATCGTCGATATTTTTTCGGTAGGGAGCGAAAGCGCGGTTAGAATTCTACTCGAAGGCGAGACGGTCGAGAGTATCAGGCGCTTTGACGTCGCGACGCAAAAAAGCGAAAAAGATGAACTTGCGC
This window harbors:
- a CDS encoding M23 family metallopeptidase — protein: MAKTKLTLSDHFGTKTLYFGENFRFQLKILSAFFVIFLLVLFFAIFKLASDRSNLKELNKTLYAENLALKEQNIALEGKNEEVLAKLDGREDDGGGLDSDIQVMLAMNEMKKERKKGSGAHIAASEKTASAILSAVPNGLPMQYRGVTSPFGMRTHPISGVMRMHHGIDLRASEGTPVFATAEGFVQFAGGSGSGYGILVILSHNYGFETRYGHLSSAVVTPGSWVKKGDLIGYSGNTGYSTGPHLHYEVRFLAQSVDPANFMSWNAQNFKNISTLEPNVSWQEIANVVQHQIERFK